A genomic region of Manihot esculenta cultivar AM560-2 chromosome 15, M.esculenta_v8, whole genome shotgun sequence contains the following coding sequences:
- the LOC110602600 gene encoding TNF receptor-associated factor homolog 1a — protein MAGISSEEAGVARSTEGISSGQRCQSGEALAEWRSSEQVENGTPSTSPPYWDTDDDDDGGPKPSELYGKYTWKIEKFSQINKRELRSNAFEVGGYKWYILIYPQGCDVCNHLSLFLCVANHDKLLPGWSHFAQFTIAVVNKDPKKSKYSDTLHRFWKKEHDWGWKKFMELSKVSDGFLDASDTLIIKAQVQVIREKADRPFRCLDCQYRRELVRVYLTNVEQICRRFVEERRGKLGRLIEDKNRWSSFCAFWLGMDPNARRRMSRERTDVILKVVVKHFFIEKEVTSTLVMDSLYSGLKALEGQTKSKKGRVKLLDTEEMPAPIVRVEKDMFVLVDDVLLLLERAAMEPLPPKDEKGPQNRTKDGNSGEDFNKDSIERDERRLTELGRRTVEIFVLAHIFNHKIEVAYQEAVALKRQEELIREEEAAWLAESEQKAKRGGTEKEKKSKKKQAKQKRNNRKGRDKGRDERSSAAVLDKHQEENPSNEKKGPIIVEVQPVINKPDILEDLSDVSDSVDGAAEVLQLDSEDRDASPVNWDTDTSEVHPPAEASGSGVSGLSSIPNGSAEKRSTCAMDDSSSTCSTDSVPSVVNNGFVRGNSHSSYRGVKSPSRVKHPRDKVTSEGSWTSEMDNHLSAPPVDAGDVNEVTGSSKAVECELEAVVHVSQGSIMLTEPHVVKKVVEEVMPQKKLSTKDLVDMERSSKERATIIPASSRSPPRSPPKNLQSTILLKLENKSSAALDPSVQSKKASPNCGHQTDKAAPSMISLQNIGMSKPEIQTASTSKPMLQQVPAMSRPSSAPLIPGPRPAAPVVSVIQTSPLLARSISATGWLGPDSSPTNHSYAPLSYRNAIIGNPIGSSDGNFTHATSASLGVGLPSAHTQPPALVSASMFLPQSADRVDLNSVQSGFPFGMVTRDVSQNGPQRMESSQGVVTDEFPHIDIINDLLDDEHSIGKVAEANSVFQSINNAPHFLNRQCSFPGEVGSISGELVSSTSSSCRFERARSYRDSGFQRSYSSLGTHFDTPREYIPQAGPLPYANGHADGLIPSHWQVAGSDLSLVGLRSTEGDGSPYFSPDFSNLACGNNGYTVFRPSNGH, from the exons ATGGCTGGGATTTCAAGTGAGGAAGCTGGAGTTGCAAGGTCTACAGAGGGGATTTCTAGTGGTCAACGCTGCCAATCAGGTGAAGCATTGGCAGAATGGCGGTCATCTGAGCAGGTGGAAAATGGAACCCCATCAACTTCACCCCCTTACTGGGACACtgatgatgacgatgatggAG GGCCAAAACCTTCTGAGTTGTATGGAAAATACACATGGAAGATAGAGAAGTTTTCACAGATTAACAAAAGAGAACTTCGTAGTAATGCATTTGAGGTCGGCGGCTACAAATG GTACATATTAATATATCCCCAAGGCTGTGATGTTTGCAATCATCTCTCTTTGTTTCTTTGTGTTGCCAACCATGACAAACTTCTTCCAG GTTGGAGTCATTTTGCCCAGTTTACAATAGCTGTGGTGAATAAAGAcccaaaaaaatcaaaatattcag ATACATTACATCGTTTCTGGAAGAAAGAGCATGACTGGGGATGGAAAAAATTCATGGAACTATCAAAAGTGTCAGATGGGTTTTTAGATGCTTCTGACACACTAATTATAAAGGCACAAGTGCAAGTCATCAG GGAGAAAGCAGATCGGCCATTTCGTTGCCTCGATTGTCAGTATAGGAGAGAACTTGTTAGGGTGTATTTGACAAATGTGGAGCAGATTTGTCGGCGTTTTGTGGAAGAGAGGAGAGGCAAGCTTGGGAGGTTAATAGAAGACAAAAATAGATGGTCAAG CTTTTGTGCTTTCTGGTTGGGAATGGATCCAAATGCTCGCCGCCGAATGTCTAGGGAGAGAACTGATGTAATTCTGAAAGTAGTTGTAAAGCATTTCTTTATAGAGAAGGAGGTCACATCTACTTTGGTAATGGATTCCTTGTATAGTGGATTGAAGGCTCTTGAAGGCCAAACCAAGAGCAAGAAGGGAAGGGTGAAATTGTTGGACACTGAAGAAATGCCAGCTCCAATTGTTCGTGTGGAGAAAGATATGTTTGTATTGGTGGATGATGTTCTGCTACTGCTTGAGAGGGCTGCCATGGAACCATTACCTCCAAAAGATGAAAAGGGGCCACAGAATCGTACAAAG GATGGAAATTCTGGTGAGGACTTTAACAAGGATTCCATTGAGCGTGATGAAAGAAGGCTCACAGAATTGGGTCGTAGAACAGTGGAAATATTTGTTCTTGCTCATATTTTCAA CCACAAAATTGAAGTTGCTTACCAAGAAGCAGTTGCTTTGAAGAGGCAAGAAGAGCTAATCCGTGAAGAAGAGGCAGCATGGCTAGCTGAAAGTGAGCAGAAGGCTAAACGTGGAGGAACTGAGAAGGAAAAGAAATCAAAGAAGAAGCAG GCAAAGCAAAAACGGAATAATCGGAAAGGGAGGGATAAAGGGAGGGATGAAAGATCCAGTGCAGCAGTATTAGACAAGCATCAAGAGGAGAATCCAAGTAATGAGAAAAAAGGTCCAATTATTGTAGAGGTGCAGCCTGTGATCAATAAGCCTGATATTTTGGAAGATTTATCTGATGTGTCTGATTCCGTGGATGGAGCTGCTGAAGTACTGCAGCTTGATTCAGAAGACAGAGATGCAAGTCCTGTTAATTGGGATACTGATACCTCAGAAGTTCATCCTCCTGCAGAAGCCAGCGGCAGTGGAGTTAGTGGATTATCATCTATACCAAATGGATCGGCTGAGAAAAGGAGCACATGTGCAATGGATGACAGTTCATCAACATGCTCTACAGATTCAGTACCATCAGTTGTAAATAATGGCTTTGTCAGGGGGAACTCTCATTCAAGCTACCGAGGTGTAAAATCCCCTAGCAG AGTCAAGCACCCACGAGATAAGGTGACTAGTGAAGGGAGTTGGACATCTGAGATGGATAATCACCTTTCTGCACCTCCAGTAGATGCTGGGGATGTCAATGAGGTCACTGGAAGTAGCAAGGCTGTTGAATGTGAGCTTGAAGCTGTTGTTCATGTCTCACAAGGTAGTATCATGTTGACTGAGCCACATGTTGTTAAGAAG GTTGTGGAAGAAGTTATGCCACAAAAGAAGTTGAGCACTAAAGATTTGGTTGACATGGAAAGATCCTCCAAAGAAAGGGCAACGATTATCCCAGCATCGTCTAGAAGTCCTCCTAGAAGTCCTCCAAAAAATCTCCAATCCACTATTCTATTGAAGTTGGAAAACAAGAGTTCGGCTGCTTTAGATCCTTCTGTTCAGAGTAAGAAAGCATCTCCAAATTGTGGACACCAGACAGATAAAGCAGCCCCTTCAATGATTTCCCTTCAAAATATAGGCATGTCCAAACCTGAGATTCAGACTGCCTCTACTTCAAAGCCAATGCTACAGCAAGTGCCTGCAATGTCAAGGCCTTCTAGTGCTCCTCTAATTCCCGGTCCCCGGCCTGCTGCTCCTGTAGTTTCCGTGATTCAAACATCCCCGTTACTTGCTCGTTCCATCAGTGCAACTGGTTGGCTGGGTCCTGACTCTTCACCAACTAATCACAGTTATGCCCCTTTATCCTATCGAAATGCCATTATAGGCAATCCTATTGGCAGTTCAGATGGAAATTTTACTCATGCCACCTCTGCTAGTTTGGGAGTTGGCCTGCCATCAGCGCACACGCAGCCGCCTGCTTTGGTATCTGCATCGATGTTTTTGCCTCAGAGTGCTGATAGAGTAGACCTGAACTCTGTTCAATCTGGCTTTCCTTTTGGGATGGTAACTCGGGATGTCTCACAGAATGGACCCCAGCGGATGGAGAGTTCTCAAGGTGTGGTAACAGATGAGTTCCCGCATATTGATATCATCAATGACCTGCTTGATGATGAACATAGCATTGGGAAGGTAGCTGAGGCAAACAGTGTCTTCCAGTCCATTAACAATGCGCCACACTTCTTAAATCGGCAATGCTCTTTTCCTGGTGAAGTGGGCAGCATATCAGGTGAATTGGTTTCCTCAACCAGCAGCTCTTGCAGATTTGAGCGTGCTAGGAGTTATCGTGATAGTGGATTTCAGAGGAGTTATAGCTCTTTGGGTACCCATTTTGACACACCGAGGGAATATATTCCCCAGGCTGGTCCATTACCATATGCAAATGGGCATGCTGATGGATTGATTCCGAGCCATTGGCAGGTGGCAGGATCTGATCTTTCTCTAGTAGGCTTGAGGAGCACAGAGGGTGATGGTTCTCCATATTTCAGTCCAGATTTTTCAAATTTGGCTTGTGGTAACAATGGCTACACAGTATTTAGGCCGTCAAATGGACACTGA